A genomic segment from Polyangium mundeleinium encodes:
- a CDS encoding sensor histidine kinase: MTLAARLLLAFGLVAIFAAALVGLSLRDASRQIIESDFEDRIEAAAVGVRRELAREARALEGLLGPLCAHDTFVDKAHLLLERARGDEAAIESDARISMRHFVPDQARALGLDDLVLVTDKGLILAASDVARTGTKAPDLAKLLRSPTGGAPRLRPDPKGGEASLEVHCARSGGGVEVGLVGARRVGKILERIGASHGVELRVEGPERVKMVGDAVVRPIDVAEVPGLRVVAIATRDKLHGALAKLDRAMLFAGSVALVLGLAIAFVLARSLSRPLVELARETREVVAGAPRTVKGRGGRELTDLADAWNRTIAELAAIRRRLAATERIAAQREVARQIAHEIKNPLAPIRAAVETLRRLRAREDPAFDEYFEEATVTVLQEVHRIANIVTEFTRFARLPPPNPEPIDLVSVVKGVVTLHASAGEGVERTGTRRVELSSEPIPKVMADRDQMVQVLTNLIQNGLDAASAVRPDPRVLVTIGPLSENKVRIVVRDNGPGVPAEMVPRLFEAYATTKEKGTGLGLAIVQRIVFEHGGEIAYREAKKGGAVFEVWLPVSGPPLLDKPPAVETTLRGPDKAA; this comes from the coding sequence GTGACCCTCGCTGCCCGGCTGCTCCTCGCCTTCGGCCTCGTCGCGATCTTCGCCGCGGCGCTCGTGGGTCTGTCGCTGCGCGACGCCTCGCGTCAGATCATCGAGAGCGACTTCGAGGACCGGATCGAGGCCGCCGCGGTGGGCGTGCGTCGCGAGCTCGCGCGGGAGGCACGCGCGCTCGAAGGATTGCTCGGGCCGCTCTGCGCGCACGACACGTTCGTGGACAAAGCGCATCTCCTGCTCGAACGCGCGCGGGGCGACGAGGCCGCGATCGAGTCGGACGCGCGGATCTCGATGCGGCACTTCGTCCCCGATCAGGCACGCGCGCTCGGGCTCGATGACCTCGTGCTCGTCACCGACAAGGGCCTGATCCTCGCAGCCTCGGACGTCGCGCGCACGGGCACGAAGGCCCCCGATCTCGCGAAGCTCTTGCGATCCCCGACGGGCGGAGCCCCGCGGCTTCGGCCCGATCCGAAGGGCGGCGAGGCTTCCCTCGAAGTGCACTGCGCGCGCTCGGGCGGCGGCGTCGAGGTCGGGCTCGTGGGCGCGCGTCGCGTCGGCAAGATCCTCGAACGCATCGGCGCCTCGCACGGCGTCGAGCTGCGCGTCGAAGGGCCCGAGCGCGTGAAGATGGTGGGCGACGCGGTCGTCAGGCCGATCGACGTCGCCGAGGTCCCGGGCCTGCGCGTCGTGGCCATCGCCACGCGCGACAAGCTCCACGGCGCGCTCGCGAAGCTCGATCGCGCGATGCTCTTCGCCGGCTCCGTCGCGCTCGTGCTCGGCCTCGCCATCGCGTTCGTCCTCGCGCGAAGCCTCTCGCGCCCGCTCGTCGAGCTCGCCCGCGAGACGCGCGAGGTCGTGGCCGGCGCGCCGCGCACCGTGAAGGGTCGCGGAGGCCGCGAGCTGACCGACCTCGCCGACGCCTGGAACCGCACGATCGCCGAGCTCGCCGCGATCCGCAGGCGCCTCGCCGCGACGGAGAGGATCGCCGCGCAGCGCGAGGTCGCGCGCCAGATCGCGCACGAGATCAAGAACCCGCTCGCCCCGATCCGCGCTGCCGTCGAGACGCTGCGCAGGCTCCGCGCCCGCGAAGATCCCGCGTTCGACGAGTACTTCGAGGAGGCGACGGTCACGGTCCTCCAAGAGGTCCACCGGATCGCGAACATCGTCACCGAGTTCACCCGCTTCGCGCGTCTGCCCCCGCCGAACCCCGAGCCGATCGATCTCGTGTCCGTGGTGAAGGGCGTGGTCACGCTGCATGCCTCTGCGGGTGAAGGCGTCGAGCGTACGGGGACGCGGCGGGTCGAGCTTTCGTCCGAGCCGATCCCGAAGGTGATGGCCGACCGTGATCAGATGGTGCAGGTGCTGACCAACCTGATCCAGAACGGCCTCGACGCGGCGAGCGCCGTGCGTCCCGACCCGCGTGTGCTCGTGACGATCGGCCCGCTTTCGGAGAACAAGGTCCGTATCGTCGTGCGCGACAACGGCCCGGGCGTACCTGCGGAGATGGTGCCGCGGCTCTTCGAGGCGTACGCGACGACCAAGGAAAAGGGGACCGGCCTCGGCCTGGCGATCGTCCAGCGCATCGTGTTCGAGCACGGCGGAGAAATCGCCTACCGCGAGGCGAAAAAGGGCGGCGCGGTCTTCGAGGTCTGGCTGCCCGTGTCCGGACCGCCGCTGCTCGACAAACCGCCGGCCGTCGAGACCACGCTCCGCGGGCCGGACAAGGCCGCCTAG